AAACACCTTAATCCATTTACATGAAAAATATCCTAATCACAATTTTGCTCTAATAATGGGCGAAGACAATCTTAGGAGTTTTCATAAGTGGAAAAATTATGAGGTGATTTTAGAAAACCATCACATTTATGTTTACCCTCGTATTTCTGAACATAAAAAAGAAAATCGTTTTGAGAATAACAAAAAAATTCATTTTGTTGATGCACCTATCATGGAACTGTCTTCAACCTTTATCAGAAAATCGATAAAAGCAGGTAAAAACGTGCAACCCATGCTTCCAAAATATGTTTGGAAGTATTTGGACGAAATGAACTTTTACAAATAGCTTTTAACAAAAAAGCTTCCCAAAAACTAATCGGAAAGCTTAAATTTAACATTTATTTCTTTATTACTTTTTAGCTTATCGTATCAACATTATTACCAAGATTGCGATAGTTAATATTTTCGTTTGGATTAGTTCCATTAAGGTATTCTTCAACGTTTGTATAGCCATCGCCATCAGTATCAATTGCACCATCATTATCATTTTCGGGATTTAATTTGTTTTTGATCTCCCATGAATCAGGCATACCATCGCCATCACTATCTTTTTCAACTTTTTTGGGGTTATAGGTCAATTCAGGATATCCACCAACTTCCGAAATATCTTTGAGTATTCCTGTTTCGGTAATGGGTTTTCCCGTTCTTACCATTTCGGTAACGCGCGTATCAACAGCATCGCGCTTTGGTAAAGTTGCTCCGGCCTTAGCCAAAACAGACTCGAAAGCCTCATGGGCTGTTTGGTGGGGAGAAACGGGCCACCCCTCAAAAGCCGTATTTACACGGGCAAGCTTTTCTGGGCCTTTTAATCCAGCCCAATTATTATTGGTAATCTCTTCATTACCGTACATGACGTTTCCAGCCACATACCATTTTCCAGGCCGCTTTTCTTCTTTAGGATACCAATCACCATCTGCCCAAGCACTGCCCGGCGAATACATGTTTCTACTTTCAACACGGGCAAAAACGGCTTTCATATTGTCGTTGGTTGCCGGACCAGGTTTATAG
This genomic stretch from Flavobacteriaceae bacterium GSB9 harbors:
- the nadD gene encoding nicotinate (nicotinamide) nucleotide adenylyltransferase: MKVGLFFGSFNPIHVGHLIIANHMAEHTDLDQVWFVVTPHNPFKKKSTLLDNYQRLEMVYLATKDYSNLDPCDIEFNLPQPNYTVNTLIHLHEKYPNHNFALIMGEDNLRSFHKWKNYEVILENHHIYVYPRISEHKKENRFENNKKIHFVDAPIMELSSTFIRKSIKAGKNVQPMLPKYVWKYLDEMNFYK